The Thermodesulfobacteriota bacterium genome contains a region encoding:
- a CDS encoding YdcF family protein: MPEVPFTALKLLSPFGMPLGLACALFLLALLLSWRAPWAARFVLLLSLGFLAALGSGAVAQRLVAPLEREFPVPAADTRAEAAVVLAGTVDLARSSLDRVEFYDRPERIIEGARLVREGRARWLVISGGSGDPFLPGVSEAELLAAFARQLGVAREAILLQGESRTTHEDAERTARLLRERKIDRFFLVTSAYHLPRAVGCFRKQGLDPIPYPVDYRATPLRLTPLHYLPQAWALQLSTTAVHEYLGYAGYRVLGYL, encoded by the coding sequence ATGCCTGAGGTCCCCTTTACCGCCCTCAAGCTGCTTTCCCCCTTCGGGATGCCCCTGGGGCTCGCCTGCGCGCTGTTCCTCCTGGCGCTGCTCCTGTCCTGGCGCGCGCCCTGGGCGGCCCGGTTCGTGCTGCTGCTCTCCCTGGGGTTCCTGGCAGCCCTGGGCAGCGGGGCGGTGGCCCAGCGGCTCGTGGCGCCCCTGGAGCGGGAGTTCCCGGTCCCGGCCGCCGATACCCGCGCCGAGGCGGCGGTGGTCTTGGCCGGCACCGTGGATCTGGCCCGGTCCAGCCTGGACCGGGTGGAGTTCTACGACCGTCCCGAGCGGATCATCGAGGGGGCCCGCCTGGTGCGGGAAGGGCGCGCCCGCTGGCTCGTCATCTCGGGGGGCAGCGGCGACCCCTTCCTCCCCGGGGTCTCGGAGGCCGAGCTCCTGGCGGCGTTTGCCCGGCAGTTGGGGGTCGCCCGCGAGGCGATCCTCCTCCAGGGGGAGAGCCGCACCACCCATGAGGACGCCGAGCGCACCGCCCGGCTCCTTCGGGAGCGAAAGATCGACCGGTTCTTCCTGGTGACGAGCGCCTACCATCTTCCCCGGGCAGTGGGGTGCTTTCGCAAGCAGGGCCTGGACCCCATCCCCTACCCCGTGGACTATCGGGCCACCCCCCTTCGCCTCACCCCCCTCCACTACCTGCCCCAGGCCTGGGCCCTCCAGCTCTCCACCACCGCCGTGCACGAGTACCTGGGGTACGCGGGGTACCGGGTGCTGGGGTATCTGTGA
- the mqnC gene encoding cyclic dehypoxanthinyl futalosine synthase: MEREEALGLLRGEELLALGRRADAARERLHPDGFVTFVVDRNVNYTNVCTCQCRFCAFYRKPGDPEGYVLSHEEIFAKIRELVDRGGTQVLMQGGLHPELPLAWFEELFVEMKRRFPGVQNHSLSPAEIVHLARLSGLPMEQALERLHRAGLDSVPGGGAEVLVDRVRREISPNKIGWREWAGVMEAAHRLGMPTTATLMFGSAERDEDLVEHLLRVRALQDRTGGFTAFIPWTFQPSHTELGRMTGARPVGAVRYLRVLALSRLVLDNVSNLQASWVTQGEKVAQVALRVGANDLGSTMLEENVVAAAGVRFRVEQERLVALIADAGFRPAQRTTTYERIREFPGARGSRDAGGLQQQNCRGGGNPWEDR, translated from the coding sequence ATCGAGCGGGAGGAGGCCCTGGGGCTCCTGCGCGGGGAAGAGCTCCTGGCGCTCGGGCGCAGGGCGGACGCGGCGCGGGAGCGCCTGCATCCCGACGGGTTCGTGACCTTCGTGGTGGACCGCAACGTCAACTACACCAACGTGTGCACCTGCCAGTGCCGTTTTTGCGCCTTCTACAGGAAGCCCGGCGACCCCGAGGGGTACGTGCTCTCCCACGAGGAGATCTTCGCCAAGATCCGGGAGCTGGTGGACCGGGGGGGCACCCAGGTGCTCATGCAGGGGGGCCTCCACCCCGAGCTGCCCCTGGCCTGGTTCGAGGAGCTCTTCGTCGAGATGAAGCGCCGCTTTCCGGGCGTGCAGAACCACAGCCTCTCCCCGGCGGAGATCGTGCACCTGGCCAGGCTCTCGGGCCTTCCCATGGAGCAGGCCCTGGAGCGGCTCCACCGGGCGGGGCTCGACTCGGTGCCCGGGGGCGGGGCCGAGGTGCTGGTGGATCGGGTTCGCCGCGAGATCAGTCCCAACAAGATCGGGTGGCGGGAGTGGGCCGGGGTGATGGAGGCCGCCCACCGGCTGGGCATGCCGACCACGGCTACCCTGATGTTCGGTTCCGCCGAGCGGGACGAGGACCTGGTGGAGCATCTCCTGCGGGTGCGGGCCCTCCAGGACCGCACCGGGGGCTTCACGGCGTTCATCCCCTGGACCTTCCAGCCCTCCCACACGGAGCTCGGCCGCATGACCGGCGCGCGGCCGGTGGGGGCGGTGCGGTACCTGCGGGTGCTGGCGCTCTCGCGGTTGGTGCTCGACAACGTGTCCAACTTGCAGGCATCCTGGGTCACCCAGGGGGAGAAGGTGGCCCAGGTGGCCCTGCGGGTCGGTGCCAACGATCTGGGGTCCACGATGCTCGAAGAAAACGTGGTGGCGGCGGCGGGGGTGCGCTTTCGCGTGGAGCAGGAGCGGCTCGTGGCCCTGATTGCCGACGCGGGCTTCCGGCCGGCCCAGCGAACGACCACCTACGAGCGGATCCGGGAGTTTCCGGGGGCGCGAGGGTCGCGGGACGCGGGAGGATTGCAGCAGCAGAACTGCCGAGGAGGAGGAAACCCATGGGAAGACAGGTAG
- a CDS encoding protein-glutamate O-methyltransferase CheR, which produces MSQLWTDAYLGPLAQELYRRCGLVFEGGQRHLFRKRIERRAGELGYPSPEHYAADLGRRLGESEYERLIELLTVNETFFFREEEHFRALLEVFWPQWTRVGIDPIRVWSAASSTGCEPYTLGILLRERGLLGAGRPRVEILGTDLNNRVLSEAREGLYGDFSLRNTTPYYREKYFRKEGHLYRLDPEVRALVTFRRFNLLRPDPVPPNSFHAILCRNVLIYFDLEAKRRAVGVLARALAPAGVLAVGRSESLFNVPEAPPLVNLGGVMMHQKP; this is translated from the coding sequence GTGAGCCAGCTGTGGACCGACGCTTACCTCGGGCCCCTTGCCCAGGAGCTCTACCGGCGCTGCGGCCTGGTCTTCGAGGGCGGCCAGCGTCACCTCTTCCGCAAGAGGATCGAGCGGCGGGCGGGAGAGCTGGGCTACCCCTCGCCCGAGCACTATGCGGCCGACCTGGGACGCCGCCTGGGGGAGAGCGAGTACGAGCGCCTCATCGAGCTCCTCACGGTGAACGAGACCTTCTTCTTCCGGGAGGAGGAGCACTTTCGCGCCCTCCTCGAGGTCTTCTGGCCCCAGTGGACCAGGGTCGGCATCGACCCCATCCGGGTATGGAGCGCGGCGAGCTCCACGGGGTGCGAGCCATACACCCTGGGCATCCTCCTGCGGGAGCGGGGGCTGCTCGGGGCCGGCCGGCCCCGGGTGGAGATCCTCGGCACCGACCTCAACAACCGGGTCCTGTCCGAGGCCCGAGAGGGCCTCTACGGTGACTTCTCGCTGCGCAACACCACCCCGTACTACCGGGAGAAGTACTTCCGCAAGGAAGGGCACCTATACCGGCTCGACCCGGAGGTCCGAGCCCTGGTGACCTTCCGGCGCTTCAACCTGCTGCGCCCGGACCCGGTGCCGCCCAACTCGTTCCACGCGATCCTGTGCCGCAACGTACTCATCTACTTCGACCTGGAGGCCAAGCGGCGGGCCGTGGGCGTGCTGGCGCGGGCGCTGGCTCCCGCCGGCGTGCTGGCGGTGGGCCGCTCCGAGTCGCTGTTCAACGTGCCCGAGGCCCCGCCCCTGGTGAACCTGGGCGGGGTCATGATGCACCAGAAACCCTGA
- a CDS encoding chemotaxis protein CheW encodes METRKTEREEEILQLVTFHVGDEEFGVEILEVREINRMMEITRVPHAPDFVEGVINLRGQVIPVVDLRKRFGLPAVERDKSARIVVVELGDRVVGFLVDSVSEVLRVPRSLVEPPPPIVGGIDAAYIEAVVKLEDRLLILLDLRKLLSRSETQELGEFEA; translated from the coding sequence ATGGAGACCAGGAAGACCGAACGGGAAGAGGAGATCCTCCAGCTCGTCACCTTTCACGTGGGCGACGAAGAGTTCGGGGTAGAGATCCTGGAGGTGCGCGAGATCAACCGCATGATGGAGATCACCCGGGTGCCCCACGCTCCCGACTTCGTGGAGGGGGTCATCAACCTGCGGGGCCAGGTCATCCCCGTGGTGGACCTGCGCAAGCGTTTCGGGCTCCCGGCGGTGGAGCGCGACAAGAGCGCCCGCATCGTGGTGGTAGAGCTGGGCGACCGGGTCGTGGGCTTCCTGGTGGACTCCGTGAGCGAGGTCCTCCGGGTGCCCCGGAGCCTGGTGGAGCCGCCGCCCCCCATCGTGGGCGGGATCGATGCGGCGTACATCGAGGCCGTGGTGAAACTGGAGGACCGGCTCCTCATCCTGCTGGACCTGCGCAAGCTCCTGAGCCGCAGCGAAACCCAGGAGCTGGGCGAGTTCGAGGCATGA
- a CDS encoding chemotaxis protein CheX has translation MRADILNPFLAAVGEVFRTMAGLDPRRGTPRLKGSEDTSFDVSGVVGLTGQVQGFVALSFGRAAAFHVVGAFRGEAVAAVDEEVKDAVGELTNMVAGGAKRALAEAGYDLRISIPSVIVGPGHSISRPRGVPCFEIPFETEAGSFSVELCLRLDL, from the coding sequence ATGAGGGCCGACATCCTCAACCCCTTCCTGGCCGCGGTGGGGGAGGTCTTCCGAACCATGGCAGGGCTCGACCCTCGCCGGGGCACCCCGCGCCTCAAGGGCTCGGAAGACACGTCGTTCGATGTCTCCGGCGTGGTGGGGCTCACGGGGCAGGTGCAGGGCTTCGTCGCCCTGAGCTTTGGGCGGGCGGCGGCGTTCCACGTGGTGGGGGCGTTCCGGGGCGAAGCCGTGGCGGCCGTGGACGAGGAGGTCAAGGACGCCGTGGGCGAGCTCACCAACATGGTGGCGGGGGGCGCCAAGCGCGCCCTGGCCGAGGCCGGGTACGACCTGCGCATCTCCATCCCCTCGGTGATCGTGGGTCCCGGCCACAGCATCTCCCGGCCGCGGGGAGTCCCCTGCTTCGAGATCCCCTTCGAGACCGAGGCGGGGAGCTTCAGCGTGGAACTGTGCCTGCGGTTGGATCTCTAG
- a CDS encoding alpha/beta hydrolase: protein MPAPLVPLALRCLLAGCLALTAGCGRLVDAFLYAPERALAGAPGAVGLDYEELAFASEDGVDLHGWWVPGRRPGPAVVFFHGHAGNVSHRLDILRRLHDRVGLGVMIFDYRGYGKSRGSPSEEGLYADGRAARALVRARGWDRHGVILYGRSLGAAVALHSTLEEPTLGCVLEAAFTSVEELVRLRYPLLAGVAGPWVEGVYPNLSRVRELRSPTLFLHGDRDTVVPIGMGWRLFDACAGPKWFRTLQGAGHDDPAFVGGDVYWEAWEEFVSRLEAKELKSSAAPADR from the coding sequence ATGCCCGCCCCCCTTGTCCCCCTTGCCCTGCGCTGCCTCCTGGCAGGTTGCCTCGCCCTGACCGCGGGGTGCGGGCGCCTGGTGGACGCCTTTCTCTACGCGCCCGAGCGCGCGCTCGCCGGAGCTCCGGGGGCGGTGGGGCTGGACTACGAGGAGCTCGCCTTCGCCAGCGAGGACGGCGTGGACCTCCACGGGTGGTGGGTGCCCGGGCGGCGGCCCGGCCCGGCCGTCGTCTTCTTCCACGGCCACGCGGGCAACGTCTCCCACCGGCTCGACATCCTGCGCCGGCTTCACGACCGGGTCGGGCTCGGGGTGATGATCTTCGACTACCGGGGATACGGCAAGAGCCGGGGCTCTCCCTCGGAGGAGGGTCTGTACGCGGACGGGCGGGCGGCCCGGGCGCTGGTGCGCGCGCGGGGGTGGGACCGGCACGGGGTGATCCTGTACGGGCGCAGCCTGGGGGCCGCCGTGGCGCTCCACTCCACCCTGGAGGAGCCAACCCTGGGCTGCGTGCTCGAAGCTGCCTTCACGTCCGTGGAAGAGCTGGTCCGGCTTCGCTACCCCCTGCTCGCCGGGGTGGCGGGGCCGTGGGTGGAGGGCGTGTACCCCAACCTGTCCCGAGTGCGGGAGCTTCGCAGCCCCACCCTCTTCCTGCACGGCGACCGGGACACGGTGGTCCCCATCGGCATGGGGTGGCGGCTCTTCGACGCCTGCGCGGGACCGAAGTGGTTTCGCACCCTCCAGGGCGCCGGCCACGACGACCCGGCGTTCGTGGGGGGCGACGTCTACTGGGAGGCCTGGGAGGAGTTTGTGTCGCGCCTGGAGGCGAAGGAGCTCAAGAGCAGCGCAGCACCGGCCGATCGGTAA
- a CDS encoding EscU/YscU/HrcU family type III secretion system export apparatus switch protein, with protein MTRTRRAAALAYRPGKDTAPRVTAAGRGLVAERILEAARAAGLPVREDPALAEILSRLDPGEEIPPETYRAVAEILAFLYRLDRRQPG; from the coding sequence GTGACCCGCACCCGCCGCGCCGCCGCCCTGGCCTACCGCCCCGGCAAGGACACCGCCCCCCGGGTCACGGCGGCGGGGCGGGGGCTCGTGGCGGAGCGCATCCTCGAAGCCGCCCGGGCCGCCGGCCTCCCGGTCCGGGAGGACCCAGCCCTGGCCGAGATCCTCTCCCGCCTGGACCCCGGCGAGGAGATTCCCCCCGAGACCTACCGCGCCGTGGCCGAGATCCTCGCCTTCCTCTACCGCCTGGACCGGCGGCAGCCGGGGTGA
- a CDS encoding UbiA-like polyprenyltransferase produces MWGGAWGRAGALLEMIKFSHTVFALPFALTGMVLAAGGIPGLGTLLWIVAAMVGARTAAMAWNRIADARIDAANPRTADRHLPAGTVRPGEAWALALGGAALLVLAAWALNPLCLALSPLALAVLFLYPYAKRFTALCHYLLGLALAAAPLGAWVAVTGEWSWRIVPLGLAVLLWVAGFDILYALQDEAFDRQAGLHSVPQRWGRGTALKRAARLHAAVVVLLALQIPLFGLGLWYALGVTAVAVALLYEHALLTPRDLSRLDAAFFSMNGVISIVVFAATLLDVGL; encoded by the coding sequence ATGTGGGGAGGAGCCTGGGGCAGGGCCGGCGCCCTGCTCGAGATGATCAAGTTCAGCCATACGGTCTTCGCCCTGCCGTTCGCCCTCACGGGCATGGTGCTGGCGGCCGGGGGAATTCCGGGGCTCGGGACCCTCTTGTGGATCGTGGCGGCCATGGTGGGTGCGCGCACGGCGGCCATGGCCTGGAACCGGATCGCCGATGCCCGCATCGACGCCGCCAACCCCCGGACCGCCGACCGGCACCTTCCCGCCGGGACGGTGCGGCCCGGGGAGGCCTGGGCCCTGGCGCTGGGTGGGGCGGCGCTCCTGGTGCTGGCCGCCTGGGCCCTCAACCCCCTGTGCCTGGCGCTCTCCCCGCTGGCCCTGGCCGTGCTCTTCCTCTACCCCTATGCCAAGCGGTTCACCGCCTTGTGCCATTACCTCCTGGGGCTCGCGCTGGCCGCGGCGCCCCTGGGGGCCTGGGTCGCGGTGACCGGGGAGTGGAGCTGGCGGATCGTGCCCCTGGGGCTGGCGGTGCTCCTGTGGGTGGCGGGGTTCGACATCCTCTACGCGCTCCAAGACGAGGCCTTCGACCGGCAGGCGGGGCTCCACAGCGTGCCCCAGCGCTGGGGGCGGGGGACGGCGCTCAAGCGGGCGGCCCGGCTCCATGCCGCCGTGGTGGTGCTTCTGGCCCTCCAGATTCCGCTCTTCGGCCTCGGCCTGTGGTACGCGCTCGGCGTGACCGCGGTGGCCGTTGCCCTCCTCTACGAGCACGCCCTGCTCACTCCCCGAGACCTCTCGCGGCTCGACGCGGCCTTCTTCTCGATGAACGGCGTCATCAGTATCGTCGTCTTCGCGGCTACCCTCCTGGACGTGGGGCTGTGA
- a CDS encoding PilZ domain-containing protein has protein sequence MGRQVGGATESERRREPRYDRNLPLRVGHDSTDGLRAESINISTRGLYCKSPRFVAPFAKLKVAVELPFAASGTATVECEGVVVRVEPEVETVGVKEYRLAVYFLGLDDTCAELIARFVEESH, from the coding sequence ATGGGAAGACAGGTAGGGGGCGCGACCGAATCCGAGCGCCGCAGGGAACCCCGCTACGACCGCAACCTGCCACTGCGGGTCGGGCACGACAGCACCGATGGGCTCCGGGCGGAGTCCATCAACATCTCCACCCGGGGCCTGTACTGCAAGAGCCCCCGCTTCGTGGCTCCCTTCGCGAAGCTCAAGGTGGCGGTCGAGCTGCCCTTCGCGGCGAGCGGCACCGCCACGGTGGAGTGCGAGGGGGTGGTGGTGCGGGTGGAGCCGGAGGTGGAGACCGTGGGGGTCAAGGAGTACCGGCTGGCGGTCTACTTCCTCGGTCTGGACGACACCTGCGCCGAACTCATCGCCCGATTCGTGGAGGAGAGCCACTGA
- a CDS encoding response regulator: MHVLVVDDSSTIRRIIRQVLEAQFDASVEEAQGVGDALALPGPFDLVVTDLLLPDRHGFSLLRELRARPDTARVPVIVVSVEVEPGTAREALAAGASAFLGKPFRLRELADAVGSALGAPIPAAGAGVSGSPPRIGR, from the coding sequence GTGCACGTGCTCGTGGTAGACGATTCCTCCACCATCCGCCGCATCATCCGCCAGGTGCTGGAGGCCCAGTTCGACGCCTCGGTGGAGGAGGCCCAGGGGGTCGGCGACGCCCTGGCGCTTCCCGGGCCCTTCGACCTGGTGGTCACCGACCTGCTCCTGCCGGACCGCCACGGGTTTTCCCTGCTTCGCGAGCTCCGGGCACGCCCGGACACCGCGCGGGTTCCCGTCATCGTGGTCTCCGTGGAGGTGGAGCCCGGCACGGCCCGCGAAGCCCTGGCTGCCGGCGCCTCGGCCTTCCTGGGCAAACCCTTCCGGCTTCGGGAGCTCGCGGACGCCGTGGGCTCGGCCCTGGGCGCCCCGATCCCGGCAGCCGGCGCCGGGGTCAGTGGCTCTCCTCCACGAATCGGGCGATGA